A genomic window from Buteo buteo chromosome 13, bButBut1.hap1.1, whole genome shotgun sequence includes:
- the ANKRD34C gene encoding ankyrin repeat domain-containing protein 34C, giving the protein MDEVTELEMGGNSLLKAVWLGRLRLTRLLLEGGAYINESNEKGETALMVACITKHVDQQSINKAKMVKYLLDNRADPNIQDKSGKTALMHACIRGAGGDVVSLLLENGADPSLEDHSGASALVHAINADDKDVLQHLLNACKAKGKEVIIITMDKSASGTKTAKQYLNVPPSLEFKEKAPPEACTAPSSTHLKNPGSAPSPAEKESGNFGPLPSHPGDSPSARSADEPPSPGQRAGAARRARLPQLKRLRSEPWGLVAPSVLAASTHHDDTRVCADDEVIMGIGDLSLSKKAPLAWSGSSKSKDPSLFPPVDEQALRTPPAPGPLARKAAYEKSQAAHQRLPRRGTVPEEPESVGSTVAGSATAMDTLHWRRLSAEHYDCDHQVSSVPGLTEAGKVPSERRKLSGSHLALLDGSRESLDSMAGTSPATVRHRPPGLLERRGSGTLLLDHISHTRPGYLPPLNVNPNPPIPDIGSNSKASSPLAACFKSLVPIAPSSPRRGDLRAKRKLLRRHSMQAEQMRQLSDFEEIVAQ; this is encoded by the coding sequence ATGGATGAGGTGACGGAGCTGGAGATGGGGGGGAACTCCCTCCTAAAGGCAGTGTGGCTCGGCCGGCTCCGGCTGACCCGGCTACTGCTTGAAGGGGGGGCTTACATCAATGAGAGCAACGAGAAAGGGGAGACCGCCCTGATGGTGGCCTGCATCACCAAGCATGTCGACCAGCAGAGCATTAACAAGGCCAAGATGGTGAAGTACCTGCTGGACAACAGAGCTGACCCCAACATCCAGGACAAGTCTGGGAAAACAGCCCTCATGCATGCCTGCATCCGCGGCGCCGGGGGGGATGTggtgtccctgctgctggagaatGGGGCAGACCCCAGCCTGGAGGACCACTCAGGAGCATCAGCTCTGGTCCACGCCATCAATGCCGATGACAAGGATGTGCTGCAGCACCTCCTGAACGCCTGCAAAGCCAAAGGGAAGGAGGTGATCATTATCACTATGGACAAGTCGGCCTCTGGCACCAAGACTGCCAAGCAGTACCTGAACGTTCCCCCCTCGCTGGAGTTCAAGGAGAAGGCCCCCCCTGAGGCATGCACAgcaccctccagcacccacTTGAAAAATCCTGGCTCGGCACCTTCCCCTGCTGAGAAGGAGAGCGGCAACTTCGGCCCACTCCCGTCGCACCCTGGGGACAGCCCCTCTGCCAGGTCTGCCGACGAGCCACCCTCCCCGGGCCAGAGAGCCGGCGCAGCCAGGAGAGCCCGCCTGCCCCAGCTGAAACGGCTACGGTCAGAGCCATGGGGTCTGGTCGCACCCTCAGTGCTGGCGGCCTCCACACACCACGACGACACGCGGGTCTGCGCAGACGACGAGGTGATCATGGGCATCGGCGACCTCTCGCTCTCCAAAAAGGCTCCTCTTGCCTGGAGtggcagcagcaagagcaaggacccctctctcttccccccgGTAGACGAGCAGGCTCTGAGGACACCGCCAGCCCCTGGGCCACTGGCGAGGAAAGCAGCCTACGAGAAGAGCCAGGCCGCCCACCAGCGCCTGCCCCGAAGAGGCACAGTCCCCGAAGAGCCGGAGAGCGTCGGCTCCACTGTTGCCGGCTCGGCCACAGCAATGGACACGCTGCACTGGcggaggctgagcgccgagcACTACGACTGCGACCACCAGGTCTCCAGTGTCCCTGGCCTGACCGAGGCGGGGAAGGTGCCGTCAGAGAGGAGGAAGCTCAGCGGTTCCCACCTGGCCTTGCTGGATGGCTCACGGGAGTCCCTGGACAGCATGGCCGGCACATCGCCTGCGACCGTCCGGCACCGACCGCCCGGCTTGCTGGAGAGGCGAGGGTCCGGGACCCTGCTGCTGGACCACATCTCCCACACGAGGCCGGGATATCTGCCCCCCCTGAATGTGAATCCCAACCCCCCGATCCCCGACATTGGCTCCAACAGCAAAGCCTCCTCTCCGCTTGCTGCCTGCTTTAAGTCCCTGGTACCCATCGCTCCCAGCTCGCCCAGACGGGGCGACTTGAGAGCCAAAAGGAAGCTTCTCCGGAGACACTCCATGCAAGCGGAGCAGATGCGGCAGCTCTCTGATTTTGAGGAAATAGTGGCCCAGTAA